The following are from one region of the Strix uralensis isolate ZFMK-TIS-50842 chromosome 4, bStrUra1, whole genome shotgun sequence genome:
- the DACT1 gene encoding dapper homolog 1 isoform X2: MKASPAVAAVAAAAAAGPGQAGGPREPDARWREKGEAEAERQRTRERLEATLAGLGELEYLRQRQELLVKSLLLRRPVGAVPGAQGGRGEPPGEGPPPRSLEEKFLEENILLLRRQLNCLRRRDAGLLNQLQELDKQISDLRLDVEKTADEHLETDSRPSSGFYELSDGASGSLSNSSNSVFNLIGWMDYNKEGQHEDQTAGSVCRSLSTPHSNSLDVVADVHPKYQCDLVSKNGNDVYRYPSPLHAVAVQSPMFLLPVTENPQREEERLGCDISDVCAGSETDSGKSTNTFLPQSSWPAPCPSTSKRIDGYILSLVQKKTHAVRTNKPRTSLNADPTKGILRHGSMCVRQPAGVVAHSNVVNLKSSKQACLPSGGTTALDHVAPSPLKQRPREPAGEQLESRKAPLPPAFPPGVTSELQSKHLPRGTKPAPLELNRNAMAAAGDVPKENGQHFAASPKESPGKPVVLQPENRVSQPPKKILLKSNLQAARSSSPAVEERPALDFKSEGSSSQSLDDGLLVNAQYIPAQQQSVKLHKGTRNVKILKSSVLKHRPHLTNGLENGSQTLREKTKTVGKKCRFPDELDTNKKLKKPSSRGKRGSGLQPESGLQNRQAGLHKSAIRSHGHGREVVVAKPKHKRADYRRWKSSAEISYEEALRRARRNRREGVGVYSQVPLPYVSPYAYVASDSEYSAECESLFHSTVVDTSEDEQSNYTTNCFGDSESSLSEVEFVGESTTTSDSDESGGLIWSQFVQTLPIQTVTAPELHENAAKAFVKIKASHNLKKKILRFRSGSLKLMTTV; this comes from the exons aTGAAGGCGAGCCCCGCGGTAGCCGCCgtcgcggcggcggcggcggcggggccggggcaggcgggggggccgcgggagCCCGATGCGCGCTGGCGGGAGAAGGGCGAAGCGGAGGCGGAGCGGCAGCGCACCCGGGAGCGGCTGGAGGCCACGCTAGCCGGGCTGGGCGAGCTGGAGTACCTGAGGCAgcggcaggagctgctggtgaaGAGCCTCCTGCTGCGGCGGCCGGTGGGCGCCGTGCCCGGGGCGCAGGGGGGCCGCGGGGAGCCGCCGGgcgaggggccgccgccgcgcagcctGGAGGAGAAGTTCCTGGAGGAGAACATCCTCCTCCTGCGGAGGCAGCTG AACTGCTTGAGGAGGAGGGATGCTGGTCTACTAAATCAGTTGCAAGAGCTAGATAAGCAAATAAGTGATCTCCGCCTGGATGTGGAAAAAACAGCAGATGAACACCTTGAGACAGACAGTCGTCCAAGTTCAG GGTTTTATGAGCTGAGTGATGGAGCTTCTGGATCGCTCTCCAATTCATCTAACTCTGTCTTCA ATCTCATAGGCTGGATGGACTATAATAAGGAAGGCCAGCATGAGGACCAGACTGCAGGCTCTGTCTGTCGCTCTTTGTCCACACCGCACTCAAATTCCCTCGATGTCGTTGCAGATGTACATCCAAAGTACCAGTGCGATCTGGTGTCTAAAAACGGGAACGACGTCTACCGGTACCCCAGCCCACTCCATGCGGTAGCTGTGCAGAGTCCCATGTTTCTTCTCCCCGTGACTGAAAACCCCCAGCGAGAAGAGGAGAGGCTTGGTTGCGATATTAGCGACGTTTGCGCCGGATCCGAAACAGACTCGGGAAAATCCACCAACACCTTTCTCCCGCAAAGCTCCTGGCCGGCTCCATGCCCTTCTACCAGCAAGAGGATAGATGGGTACATCTTAAGCCTGGTTCAGAAAAAGACTCATGCGGTAAGGACTAACAAACCGAGGACGAGTCTCAACGCCGATCCCACCAAAGGGATCTTGAGGCATGGAAGCATGTGCGTCAGGCAGCCTGCAGGTGTGGTGGCTCACAGTAACGTCGTGAACCTGAAGAGCTCCAAGCAAGCGTGCTTGCCTTCTGGTGGGACCACCGCTCTGGACCACGTGGCACCCTCCCCGTTAAAGCAGAGGCCGAGGGAGCCAGCGGGCGAGCAGCTGGAGAGTAGGAAGGCACCTTTGCCACCGGCTTTCCCACCCGGTGTAACAAGTGAACTTCAGAGCAAGCACCTGCCACGGGGCACCAAACCGGCACCTCTGGAGCTCAACCGCAACGCAATGGCTGCGGCgggggatgtccccaaggagaACGGCCAGCACTTTGCTGCATCTCCCAAAGAGAGTCCGGGGAAGCCTGTGGTGCTGCAGCCGGAGAACAGGGTCAGCCAACCTCCCAAAAAAATCCTGCTAAAGAGCAACTTGCAGGCAGCTCGCTCCTCATCACCTGCTGTCGAGGAGAGGCCCGCGCTGGATTTCAAAAGCGAGGGCTCTTCTTCCCAGAGCCTGGATGATGGGTTGCTGGTGAACGCCCAGTACATACCAGCCCAACAGCAAAGTGTGAAGCTTCACAAAGGCACCCGAAATGTCAAGATTTTGAAAAGCTCCGTGCTGAAACACAGGCCCCACCTTACCAATGGGCTGGAAAACGGTTCACAGACCTTGCGGGAGAAAACCAAGACAGTTGGCAAGAAGTGCCGCTTTCCTGATGAGTTGGATacaaataagaaactgaaaaaaccctCCTCGCGGGGGAAGAGAGGCAGCGGCTTGCAGCCGGAGTCGGGCCTCCAGAATCGGCAGGCTGGCCTGCACAAATCCGCCATTCGATCCCACGGGCATGGCCGAGAGGTTGTGGTGGCCAAGCCTAAACACAAGCGGGCTGACTACCGCCGGTGGAAGTCGTCAGCGGAGATTTCCTATGAGGAGGCCTTACGGAGGGCGAGGAGGAACCGGCGAGAAGGTGTAGGGGTCTACTCGCAAGTTCCTCTGCCCTACGTCAGTCCGTACGCCTACGTGGCCAGCGACTCGGAGTACTCGGCGGAGTGCGAGTCCTTGTTCCACTCCACCGTGGTAGACACGAGTGAGGACGAGCAGAGCAACTACACAACGAACTGCTTTGGAGACAGCGAGTCGAGCCTGAGCGAGGTGGAGTTCGTAGGGGAGAGCACAACCACCAGCGACTCTGATGAGAGTGGGGGCCTTATTTGGTCTCAGTTTGTCCAGACACTCCCCATTCAAACGGTCACGGCGCCAGAGCTGCATGAAAATGCGGCAAAGGCCTTTGTCAAAATCAAAGCCTCCCACAACCTCAAGAAGAAAATCCTCCGCTTTCGGTCGGGCTCCCTGAAGCTCATGACAACGGTCTAG
- the DACT1 gene encoding dapper homolog 1 isoform X1 — MKASPAVAAVAAAAAAGPGQAGGPREPDARWREKGEAEAERQRTRERLEATLAGLGELEYLRQRQELLVKSLLLRRPVGAVPGAQGGRGEPPGEGPPPRSLEEKFLEENILLLRRQLNCLRRRDAGLLNQLQELDKQISDLRLDVEKTADEHLETDSRPSSGFYELSDGASGSLSNSSNSVFSECLSSCHSSTCFCSPLEATLNISDGRPKSADLIGWMDYNKEGQHEDQTAGSVCRSLSTPHSNSLDVVADVHPKYQCDLVSKNGNDVYRYPSPLHAVAVQSPMFLLPVTENPQREEERLGCDISDVCAGSETDSGKSTNTFLPQSSWPAPCPSTSKRIDGYILSLVQKKTHAVRTNKPRTSLNADPTKGILRHGSMCVRQPAGVVAHSNVVNLKSSKQACLPSGGTTALDHVAPSPLKQRPREPAGEQLESRKAPLPPAFPPGVTSELQSKHLPRGTKPAPLELNRNAMAAAGDVPKENGQHFAASPKESPGKPVVLQPENRVSQPPKKILLKSNLQAARSSSPAVEERPALDFKSEGSSSQSLDDGLLVNAQYIPAQQQSVKLHKGTRNVKILKSSVLKHRPHLTNGLENGSQTLREKTKTVGKKCRFPDELDTNKKLKKPSSRGKRGSGLQPESGLQNRQAGLHKSAIRSHGHGREVVVAKPKHKRADYRRWKSSAEISYEEALRRARRNRREGVGVYSQVPLPYVSPYAYVASDSEYSAECESLFHSTVVDTSEDEQSNYTTNCFGDSESSLSEVEFVGESTTTSDSDESGGLIWSQFVQTLPIQTVTAPELHENAAKAFVKIKASHNLKKKILRFRSGSLKLMTTV, encoded by the exons aTGAAGGCGAGCCCCGCGGTAGCCGCCgtcgcggcggcggcggcggcggggccggggcaggcgggggggccgcgggagCCCGATGCGCGCTGGCGGGAGAAGGGCGAAGCGGAGGCGGAGCGGCAGCGCACCCGGGAGCGGCTGGAGGCCACGCTAGCCGGGCTGGGCGAGCTGGAGTACCTGAGGCAgcggcaggagctgctggtgaaGAGCCTCCTGCTGCGGCGGCCGGTGGGCGCCGTGCCCGGGGCGCAGGGGGGCCGCGGGGAGCCGCCGGgcgaggggccgccgccgcgcagcctGGAGGAGAAGTTCCTGGAGGAGAACATCCTCCTCCTGCGGAGGCAGCTG AACTGCTTGAGGAGGAGGGATGCTGGTCTACTAAATCAGTTGCAAGAGCTAGATAAGCAAATAAGTGATCTCCGCCTGGATGTGGAAAAAACAGCAGATGAACACCTTGAGACAGACAGTCGTCCAAGTTCAG GGTTTTATGAGCTGAGTGATGGAGCTTCTGGATCGCTCTCCAATTCATCTAACTCTGTCTTCAGTGAGTGTTTATCCAGTTGCCATTCTAGCACTTGCTTTTGCAGCCCTTTGGAGGCAACACTGAATATCTCAGATGGACGCCCTAAATCTGCAG ATCTCATAGGCTGGATGGACTATAATAAGGAAGGCCAGCATGAGGACCAGACTGCAGGCTCTGTCTGTCGCTCTTTGTCCACACCGCACTCAAATTCCCTCGATGTCGTTGCAGATGTACATCCAAAGTACCAGTGCGATCTGGTGTCTAAAAACGGGAACGACGTCTACCGGTACCCCAGCCCACTCCATGCGGTAGCTGTGCAGAGTCCCATGTTTCTTCTCCCCGTGACTGAAAACCCCCAGCGAGAAGAGGAGAGGCTTGGTTGCGATATTAGCGACGTTTGCGCCGGATCCGAAACAGACTCGGGAAAATCCACCAACACCTTTCTCCCGCAAAGCTCCTGGCCGGCTCCATGCCCTTCTACCAGCAAGAGGATAGATGGGTACATCTTAAGCCTGGTTCAGAAAAAGACTCATGCGGTAAGGACTAACAAACCGAGGACGAGTCTCAACGCCGATCCCACCAAAGGGATCTTGAGGCATGGAAGCATGTGCGTCAGGCAGCCTGCAGGTGTGGTGGCTCACAGTAACGTCGTGAACCTGAAGAGCTCCAAGCAAGCGTGCTTGCCTTCTGGTGGGACCACCGCTCTGGACCACGTGGCACCCTCCCCGTTAAAGCAGAGGCCGAGGGAGCCAGCGGGCGAGCAGCTGGAGAGTAGGAAGGCACCTTTGCCACCGGCTTTCCCACCCGGTGTAACAAGTGAACTTCAGAGCAAGCACCTGCCACGGGGCACCAAACCGGCACCTCTGGAGCTCAACCGCAACGCAATGGCTGCGGCgggggatgtccccaaggagaACGGCCAGCACTTTGCTGCATCTCCCAAAGAGAGTCCGGGGAAGCCTGTGGTGCTGCAGCCGGAGAACAGGGTCAGCCAACCTCCCAAAAAAATCCTGCTAAAGAGCAACTTGCAGGCAGCTCGCTCCTCATCACCTGCTGTCGAGGAGAGGCCCGCGCTGGATTTCAAAAGCGAGGGCTCTTCTTCCCAGAGCCTGGATGATGGGTTGCTGGTGAACGCCCAGTACATACCAGCCCAACAGCAAAGTGTGAAGCTTCACAAAGGCACCCGAAATGTCAAGATTTTGAAAAGCTCCGTGCTGAAACACAGGCCCCACCTTACCAATGGGCTGGAAAACGGTTCACAGACCTTGCGGGAGAAAACCAAGACAGTTGGCAAGAAGTGCCGCTTTCCTGATGAGTTGGATacaaataagaaactgaaaaaaccctCCTCGCGGGGGAAGAGAGGCAGCGGCTTGCAGCCGGAGTCGGGCCTCCAGAATCGGCAGGCTGGCCTGCACAAATCCGCCATTCGATCCCACGGGCATGGCCGAGAGGTTGTGGTGGCCAAGCCTAAACACAAGCGGGCTGACTACCGCCGGTGGAAGTCGTCAGCGGAGATTTCCTATGAGGAGGCCTTACGGAGGGCGAGGAGGAACCGGCGAGAAGGTGTAGGGGTCTACTCGCAAGTTCCTCTGCCCTACGTCAGTCCGTACGCCTACGTGGCCAGCGACTCGGAGTACTCGGCGGAGTGCGAGTCCTTGTTCCACTCCACCGTGGTAGACACGAGTGAGGACGAGCAGAGCAACTACACAACGAACTGCTTTGGAGACAGCGAGTCGAGCCTGAGCGAGGTGGAGTTCGTAGGGGAGAGCACAACCACCAGCGACTCTGATGAGAGTGGGGGCCTTATTTGGTCTCAGTTTGTCCAGACACTCCCCATTCAAACGGTCACGGCGCCAGAGCTGCATGAAAATGCGGCAAAGGCCTTTGTCAAAATCAAAGCCTCCCACAACCTCAAGAAGAAAATCCTCCGCTTTCGGTCGGGCTCCCTGAAGCTCATGACAACGGTCTAG
- the DACT1 gene encoding dapper homolog 1 isoform X4: MKASPAVAAVAAAAAAGPGQAGGPREPDARWREKGEAEAERQRTRERLEATLAGLGELEYLRQRQELLVKSLLLRRPVGAVPGAQGGRGEPPGEGPPPRSLEEKFLEENILLLRRQLNCLRRRDAGLLNQLQELDKQISDLRLDVEKTADEHLETDSRPSSGFYELSDGASGSLSNSSNSVFNVHPKYQCDLVSKNGNDVYRYPSPLHAVAVQSPMFLLPVTENPQREEERLGCDISDVCAGSETDSGKSTNTFLPQSSWPAPCPSTSKRIDGYILSLVQKKTHAVRTNKPRTSLNADPTKGILRHGSMCVRQPAGVVAHSNVVNLKSSKQACLPSGGTTALDHVAPSPLKQRPREPAGEQLESRKAPLPPAFPPGVTSELQSKHLPRGTKPAPLELNRNAMAAAGDVPKENGQHFAASPKESPGKPVVLQPENRVSQPPKKILLKSNLQAARSSSPAVEERPALDFKSEGSSSQSLDDGLLVNAQYIPAQQQSVKLHKGTRNVKILKSSVLKHRPHLTNGLENGSQTLREKTKTVGKKCRFPDELDTNKKLKKPSSRGKRGSGLQPESGLQNRQAGLHKSAIRSHGHGREVVVAKPKHKRADYRRWKSSAEISYEEALRRARRNRREGVGVYSQVPLPYVSPYAYVASDSEYSAECESLFHSTVVDTSEDEQSNYTTNCFGDSESSLSEVEFVGESTTTSDSDESGGLIWSQFVQTLPIQTVTAPELHENAAKAFVKIKASHNLKKKILRFRSGSLKLMTTV, encoded by the exons aTGAAGGCGAGCCCCGCGGTAGCCGCCgtcgcggcggcggcggcggcggggccggggcaggcgggggggccgcgggagCCCGATGCGCGCTGGCGGGAGAAGGGCGAAGCGGAGGCGGAGCGGCAGCGCACCCGGGAGCGGCTGGAGGCCACGCTAGCCGGGCTGGGCGAGCTGGAGTACCTGAGGCAgcggcaggagctgctggtgaaGAGCCTCCTGCTGCGGCGGCCGGTGGGCGCCGTGCCCGGGGCGCAGGGGGGCCGCGGGGAGCCGCCGGgcgaggggccgccgccgcgcagcctGGAGGAGAAGTTCCTGGAGGAGAACATCCTCCTCCTGCGGAGGCAGCTG AACTGCTTGAGGAGGAGGGATGCTGGTCTACTAAATCAGTTGCAAGAGCTAGATAAGCAAATAAGTGATCTCCGCCTGGATGTGGAAAAAACAGCAGATGAACACCTTGAGACAGACAGTCGTCCAAGTTCAG GGTTTTATGAGCTGAGTGATGGAGCTTCTGGATCGCTCTCCAATTCATCTAACTCTGTCTTCA ATGTACATCCAAAGTACCAGTGCGATCTGGTGTCTAAAAACGGGAACGACGTCTACCGGTACCCCAGCCCACTCCATGCGGTAGCTGTGCAGAGTCCCATGTTTCTTCTCCCCGTGACTGAAAACCCCCAGCGAGAAGAGGAGAGGCTTGGTTGCGATATTAGCGACGTTTGCGCCGGATCCGAAACAGACTCGGGAAAATCCACCAACACCTTTCTCCCGCAAAGCTCCTGGCCGGCTCCATGCCCTTCTACCAGCAAGAGGATAGATGGGTACATCTTAAGCCTGGTTCAGAAAAAGACTCATGCGGTAAGGACTAACAAACCGAGGACGAGTCTCAACGCCGATCCCACCAAAGGGATCTTGAGGCATGGAAGCATGTGCGTCAGGCAGCCTGCAGGTGTGGTGGCTCACAGTAACGTCGTGAACCTGAAGAGCTCCAAGCAAGCGTGCTTGCCTTCTGGTGGGACCACCGCTCTGGACCACGTGGCACCCTCCCCGTTAAAGCAGAGGCCGAGGGAGCCAGCGGGCGAGCAGCTGGAGAGTAGGAAGGCACCTTTGCCACCGGCTTTCCCACCCGGTGTAACAAGTGAACTTCAGAGCAAGCACCTGCCACGGGGCACCAAACCGGCACCTCTGGAGCTCAACCGCAACGCAATGGCTGCGGCgggggatgtccccaaggagaACGGCCAGCACTTTGCTGCATCTCCCAAAGAGAGTCCGGGGAAGCCTGTGGTGCTGCAGCCGGAGAACAGGGTCAGCCAACCTCCCAAAAAAATCCTGCTAAAGAGCAACTTGCAGGCAGCTCGCTCCTCATCACCTGCTGTCGAGGAGAGGCCCGCGCTGGATTTCAAAAGCGAGGGCTCTTCTTCCCAGAGCCTGGATGATGGGTTGCTGGTGAACGCCCAGTACATACCAGCCCAACAGCAAAGTGTGAAGCTTCACAAAGGCACCCGAAATGTCAAGATTTTGAAAAGCTCCGTGCTGAAACACAGGCCCCACCTTACCAATGGGCTGGAAAACGGTTCACAGACCTTGCGGGAGAAAACCAAGACAGTTGGCAAGAAGTGCCGCTTTCCTGATGAGTTGGATacaaataagaaactgaaaaaaccctCCTCGCGGGGGAAGAGAGGCAGCGGCTTGCAGCCGGAGTCGGGCCTCCAGAATCGGCAGGCTGGCCTGCACAAATCCGCCATTCGATCCCACGGGCATGGCCGAGAGGTTGTGGTGGCCAAGCCTAAACACAAGCGGGCTGACTACCGCCGGTGGAAGTCGTCAGCGGAGATTTCCTATGAGGAGGCCTTACGGAGGGCGAGGAGGAACCGGCGAGAAGGTGTAGGGGTCTACTCGCAAGTTCCTCTGCCCTACGTCAGTCCGTACGCCTACGTGGCCAGCGACTCGGAGTACTCGGCGGAGTGCGAGTCCTTGTTCCACTCCACCGTGGTAGACACGAGTGAGGACGAGCAGAGCAACTACACAACGAACTGCTTTGGAGACAGCGAGTCGAGCCTGAGCGAGGTGGAGTTCGTAGGGGAGAGCACAACCACCAGCGACTCTGATGAGAGTGGGGGCCTTATTTGGTCTCAGTTTGTCCAGACACTCCCCATTCAAACGGTCACGGCGCCAGAGCTGCATGAAAATGCGGCAAAGGCCTTTGTCAAAATCAAAGCCTCCCACAACCTCAAGAAGAAAATCCTCCGCTTTCGGTCGGGCTCCCTGAAGCTCATGACAACGGTCTAG
- the DACT1 gene encoding dapper homolog 1 isoform X3 — MKASPAVAAVAAAAAAGPGQAGGPREPDARWREKGEAEAERQRTRERLEATLAGLGELEYLRQRQELLVKSLLLRRPVGAVPGAQGGRGEPPGEGPPPRSLEEKFLEENILLLRRQLNCLRRRDAGLLNQLQELDKQISDLRLDVEKTADEHLETDSRPSSGFYELSDGASGSLSNSSNSVFSECLSSCHSSTCFCSPLEATLNISDGRPKSADVHPKYQCDLVSKNGNDVYRYPSPLHAVAVQSPMFLLPVTENPQREEERLGCDISDVCAGSETDSGKSTNTFLPQSSWPAPCPSTSKRIDGYILSLVQKKTHAVRTNKPRTSLNADPTKGILRHGSMCVRQPAGVVAHSNVVNLKSSKQACLPSGGTTALDHVAPSPLKQRPREPAGEQLESRKAPLPPAFPPGVTSELQSKHLPRGTKPAPLELNRNAMAAAGDVPKENGQHFAASPKESPGKPVVLQPENRVSQPPKKILLKSNLQAARSSSPAVEERPALDFKSEGSSSQSLDDGLLVNAQYIPAQQQSVKLHKGTRNVKILKSSVLKHRPHLTNGLENGSQTLREKTKTVGKKCRFPDELDTNKKLKKPSSRGKRGSGLQPESGLQNRQAGLHKSAIRSHGHGREVVVAKPKHKRADYRRWKSSAEISYEEALRRARRNRREGVGVYSQVPLPYVSPYAYVASDSEYSAECESLFHSTVVDTSEDEQSNYTTNCFGDSESSLSEVEFVGESTTTSDSDESGGLIWSQFVQTLPIQTVTAPELHENAAKAFVKIKASHNLKKKILRFRSGSLKLMTTV, encoded by the exons aTGAAGGCGAGCCCCGCGGTAGCCGCCgtcgcggcggcggcggcggcggggccggggcaggcgggggggccgcgggagCCCGATGCGCGCTGGCGGGAGAAGGGCGAAGCGGAGGCGGAGCGGCAGCGCACCCGGGAGCGGCTGGAGGCCACGCTAGCCGGGCTGGGCGAGCTGGAGTACCTGAGGCAgcggcaggagctgctggtgaaGAGCCTCCTGCTGCGGCGGCCGGTGGGCGCCGTGCCCGGGGCGCAGGGGGGCCGCGGGGAGCCGCCGGgcgaggggccgccgccgcgcagcctGGAGGAGAAGTTCCTGGAGGAGAACATCCTCCTCCTGCGGAGGCAGCTG AACTGCTTGAGGAGGAGGGATGCTGGTCTACTAAATCAGTTGCAAGAGCTAGATAAGCAAATAAGTGATCTCCGCCTGGATGTGGAAAAAACAGCAGATGAACACCTTGAGACAGACAGTCGTCCAAGTTCAG GGTTTTATGAGCTGAGTGATGGAGCTTCTGGATCGCTCTCCAATTCATCTAACTCTGTCTTCAGTGAGTGTTTATCCAGTTGCCATTCTAGCACTTGCTTTTGCAGCCCTTTGGAGGCAACACTGAATATCTCAGATGGACGCCCTAAATCTGCAG ATGTACATCCAAAGTACCAGTGCGATCTGGTGTCTAAAAACGGGAACGACGTCTACCGGTACCCCAGCCCACTCCATGCGGTAGCTGTGCAGAGTCCCATGTTTCTTCTCCCCGTGACTGAAAACCCCCAGCGAGAAGAGGAGAGGCTTGGTTGCGATATTAGCGACGTTTGCGCCGGATCCGAAACAGACTCGGGAAAATCCACCAACACCTTTCTCCCGCAAAGCTCCTGGCCGGCTCCATGCCCTTCTACCAGCAAGAGGATAGATGGGTACATCTTAAGCCTGGTTCAGAAAAAGACTCATGCGGTAAGGACTAACAAACCGAGGACGAGTCTCAACGCCGATCCCACCAAAGGGATCTTGAGGCATGGAAGCATGTGCGTCAGGCAGCCTGCAGGTGTGGTGGCTCACAGTAACGTCGTGAACCTGAAGAGCTCCAAGCAAGCGTGCTTGCCTTCTGGTGGGACCACCGCTCTGGACCACGTGGCACCCTCCCCGTTAAAGCAGAGGCCGAGGGAGCCAGCGGGCGAGCAGCTGGAGAGTAGGAAGGCACCTTTGCCACCGGCTTTCCCACCCGGTGTAACAAGTGAACTTCAGAGCAAGCACCTGCCACGGGGCACCAAACCGGCACCTCTGGAGCTCAACCGCAACGCAATGGCTGCGGCgggggatgtccccaaggagaACGGCCAGCACTTTGCTGCATCTCCCAAAGAGAGTCCGGGGAAGCCTGTGGTGCTGCAGCCGGAGAACAGGGTCAGCCAACCTCCCAAAAAAATCCTGCTAAAGAGCAACTTGCAGGCAGCTCGCTCCTCATCACCTGCTGTCGAGGAGAGGCCCGCGCTGGATTTCAAAAGCGAGGGCTCTTCTTCCCAGAGCCTGGATGATGGGTTGCTGGTGAACGCCCAGTACATACCAGCCCAACAGCAAAGTGTGAAGCTTCACAAAGGCACCCGAAATGTCAAGATTTTGAAAAGCTCCGTGCTGAAACACAGGCCCCACCTTACCAATGGGCTGGAAAACGGTTCACAGACCTTGCGGGAGAAAACCAAGACAGTTGGCAAGAAGTGCCGCTTTCCTGATGAGTTGGATacaaataagaaactgaaaaaaccctCCTCGCGGGGGAAGAGAGGCAGCGGCTTGCAGCCGGAGTCGGGCCTCCAGAATCGGCAGGCTGGCCTGCACAAATCCGCCATTCGATCCCACGGGCATGGCCGAGAGGTTGTGGTGGCCAAGCCTAAACACAAGCGGGCTGACTACCGCCGGTGGAAGTCGTCAGCGGAGATTTCCTATGAGGAGGCCTTACGGAGGGCGAGGAGGAACCGGCGAGAAGGTGTAGGGGTCTACTCGCAAGTTCCTCTGCCCTACGTCAGTCCGTACGCCTACGTGGCCAGCGACTCGGAGTACTCGGCGGAGTGCGAGTCCTTGTTCCACTCCACCGTGGTAGACACGAGTGAGGACGAGCAGAGCAACTACACAACGAACTGCTTTGGAGACAGCGAGTCGAGCCTGAGCGAGGTGGAGTTCGTAGGGGAGAGCACAACCACCAGCGACTCTGATGAGAGTGGGGGCCTTATTTGGTCTCAGTTTGTCCAGACACTCCCCATTCAAACGGTCACGGCGCCAGAGCTGCATGAAAATGCGGCAAAGGCCTTTGTCAAAATCAAAGCCTCCCACAACCTCAAGAAGAAAATCCTCCGCTTTCGGTCGGGCTCCCTGAAGCTCATGACAACGGTCTAG